The following coding sequences lie in one Paramormyrops kingsleyae isolate MSU_618 chromosome 15, PKINGS_0.4, whole genome shotgun sequence genomic window:
- the LOC111860251 gene encoding scaffold attachment factor B1-like gives MAESSSASDAVSLELPEGAGLRKLSELRVIDLKAELKRRNLDASGNKSMLSERLKKAIEEEGGNPDEIIVFLEATPKRTPKRAAKGKRQENDGSEDCTIEEDSVDGQEDPDINLDSNLDSLHEMDIMDMSVLDETGTDNGIPAECEDYDADEILDSLSNEGNAEVAQDEHDIIHDEDSGFPDPLADVQPEEIMDPEGVDLGAEDEDLKYSAKEDLEQFESEDVKDEIGTVSHLYELKSASCQS, from the exons ATGGCTGAGAGCTCGTCTGCGTCGGACGCGGTGTCGCTTGAGCTCCCAGAGGGGGCAGGGCTGCGCAAATTGTCGGAATTACGAGTCATTGATTTAAAAGCCGAGCTGAAACGGCGAAACCTAGACGCCAGTGGAAACAAGAGTATGCTGTCCGAGAGACTGAAAAAG GCGATTGAAGAAGAAGGTGGGAATCCTGATGAAATCATAGTCTTCCTGGAGGCGACACCCAAGAGGACGCCCAAGAGGGCAGCCAAGG GCAAAAGACAAGAGAATGATGGCTCTGAAGACTGCACCATTGAAGAGGATTCTGTAGATGGGCAG GAGGACCCGGACATCAACCTGGACAGTAACTTGGACAGCCTTCATGAGATGGACATCATGGACATGAGCGTGTTGGATGAGACTGGGACCGATAACGGCATCCCGGCCGAGTGCGAGGACTACGATGCCGACGAGATCCTCGACTCGCTGTCCAATGAGGGGAATGCCGAAGTGGCCCAGGACGAGCATGACATCATACACGACGAAGACTCGGGCTTCCCGGACCCTCTAGCAGACGTCCAACCCGAGGAG ATTATGGACCCTGAAGGTGTTGATTTGGGAGCCGAAGATGAAGATTTGAAGTATTCAGCAAAAGAG GACCTGGAGCAGTTTGAATCTGAAGACGTGAAAGATGAAATAGGTACTGTTTCACATCTTTATGAACTCAAAAGCGCTTCGTGTCAGTCTTAG